A stretch of Paenibacillus mucilaginosus 3016 DNA encodes these proteins:
- a CDS encoding flavin reductase family protein: MISIDPQQQSDRENYKLLIGSIVPRPIALVTTLSQEGVLNAAPFSYFNIVASQPPLVSVSVQRKQGERKDTARNAADTGSFVIHITDESIVEKANKTAAALPPGESEVERAGLTPVASDAIPVPGLQEARIRMECVLEQAIELGGTGGVPACDLLIGRVVRFHLDEELYDRGHIDPEKLQPVARMAGNFYSRLGTLFELERPE; this comes from the coding sequence ATGATCTCCATCGATCCGCAGCAGCAGTCGGACCGGGAGAACTACAAGCTGCTCATCGGCAGCATCGTTCCCCGGCCCATCGCACTGGTGACCACGCTGTCGCAAGAAGGGGTGCTCAATGCAGCCCCCTTCTCTTATTTTAACATCGTGGCCAGCCAGCCTCCCCTGGTGTCCGTCTCAGTCCAGCGCAAACAGGGCGAGCGGAAGGATACCGCCAGGAATGCCGCCGATACCGGTTCCTTCGTCATACATATTACGGATGAATCCATCGTGGAGAAGGCCAACAAGACGGCTGCAGCCCTGCCGCCCGGAGAGAGTGAGGTGGAACGTGCCGGATTGACCCCCGTGGCCAGCGACGCGATTCCCGTGCCCGGGCTGCAGGAGGCGCGGATCCGGATGGAATGCGTACTCGAGCAGGCCATCGAGCTTGGCGGCACCGGCGGCGTACCGGCCTGCGACCTGCTCATCGGGCGCGTAGTCCGCTTCCACCTCGACGAGGAACTCTACGATCGCGGGCACATTGATCCGGAGAAGCTTCAGCCGGTCGCCCGGATGGCCGGGAATTTCTACAGCCGCCTCGGCACCTTGTTCGAGCTGGAACGGCCTGAATAA